One stretch of Gopherus flavomarginatus isolate rGopFla2 chromosome 2, rGopFla2.mat.asm, whole genome shotgun sequence DNA includes these proteins:
- the LOC127045407 gene encoding elongation factor 1-alpha-like produces the protein MGDPEPEPVRKIHMNIVIIGHVDSGKSTTTGHLIYQCGGLEPRLLEKLEAAASQVGKGSFKFAWVLDKLKVERERGITIDISLWKFHTRRFSITIIDAPGHRDFIKNMLTGTSQADAAVLMVSAAPGEFEAGVSRQGQTREHALLAYTLGVKQLLLCVNKMDLTEPPYSQRRFEEVVRGVSLYLRRIGYSPAAVPCVPVSGWAGENVTLPSPKMPWFKGWKVKRKEGFGKGQTLLEALDSLLPPVRPSNKPLRVPLQDVYKIGGIGTVPVGKIETGILKPGMNISFAPANLSAEVRTIEMHHEPLQVAFPGYNVGFNIKNIAVKNLRRGHVAGNSRSDPPTAAAHFTAQVIILNHPGFIKAGYSPVVDCHTAHVTCQFAELFEKIDRRSGEKLEDNPSVLKSGDSATVRLVPKKPLCVERFFDYPPLGRFAARDLKQTVAVGVIKSVEKKPVGVTRKQAQKALLK, from the exons ATGGGGGACCCGGAGCCGGAGCCGGTTCGCAAGATCCACATGAACATCGTGATCATCGGCCACGTGGACTCGGGTAAATCCACCACCACTGGCCACCTCATCTACCAGTGCGgggggctggagccccggctgctGGAGAAGCTGGAGGCCGCGGCTAGCCAG GTGGGGAAAGGCTCCTTCAAGTTCGCCTGGGTGCTGGACAAGCTGAAGGTGGAGCGGGAGCGGGGCATCACCATCGACATCTCGCTGTGGAAGTTCCACACGCGCCGCTTCTCCATCACCATCATCGACGCGCCGGGCCACCGCGACTTCATCAAGAACATGCTGACCGGCACCTCCCAG gcGGACGCCGCGGTGCTGATGGTCTCGGCCGCGCCCGGGGAGTTTGAGGCCGGCGTGTCCCGGCAGGGGCAGACCCGCGAGCACGCCCTGCTGGCCTATACCCTGGGCGtcaagcagctgctgctctgcgtCAACAAGATGGACCTGACCGAGCCGCCCTACAGCCAGCGGCGCTTCGAGGAGGTGGTGCGGGGCGTCAGCCTCTACCTGCGCAGGATCGGCTACAGCCCGGCCGCGGTGCCCTGCGTGCCGGTGTCCGGCTGGGCCGGCGAGAACgtcaccctgcccagccccaag ATGCCGTGGTTCAAAGGCTGGAAGGTCAAACGGAAAGAAGGCTTTGGGAAGGGGCAGACACTCCTGGAAGCACTAGATTCTCTCCTGCCTCCTGTGCGGCCCAGTAACAAACCCCTAAGGGTGCCTCTGCAGGATGTCTACAAGATCGGAG GAATTGGCACAGTACCAGTGGGAAAGATCGAGACAGGCATCCTCAAGCCAGGCATGAACATCTCCTTTGCCCCTGCAAACCTCTCAGCAGAAGTCAGAACCATTGAAATGCACCATGAGCCACTGCAGGTGGCTTTTCCTGGTTACAATGTGGGCTTCAACATAAAGAACATTGCAGTCAAGAACTTGAGACGGGGCCATGTAGCTGGCAACTCCAGGAGTGACCCCCCAACAGCAGCAGCCCACTTCACTGCTCAG GTGATCATCCTGAATCATCCTGGCTTTATCAAGGctggctactccccagtggtagACTGTCACACTGCTCATGTCACCTGCCAGTTTGCTGAGCTCTTTGAGAAGATTGACCGTCGATctggggagaagctggaggaCAATCCTTCCGTGCTGAAGTCTGGAGACTCTGCTACTGTCAGACTTGTACCTAAGAAGCCTCTGTGTGTGGAGAGGTTTTTTGACTATCCCCCTTTAG GTCGCTTTGCAGCTCGGGACTTGAAGCAGACTGTTGCAGTTGGAGTCATCAAATCTGTGGAAAAGAAGCCTGTGGGTGTCACTAGAAAACAGGCGCAGAAAGCTCTGCTTAAGTGA